The following proteins come from a genomic window of Lytechinus pictus isolate F3 Inbred chromosome 1, Lp3.0, whole genome shotgun sequence:
- the LOC129255496 gene encoding hairy/enhancer-of-split related with YRPW motif protein 1-like isoform X2: MLKLRVFMFSRPVSIYHILLIRLFGEGTRFGWQNKRLVCFNKHLVNPTIEDIHVTGSAKLEKAEILQMTVDHLKYLHAKGIDGSFHPYGEAHAYAMDYRVLGFRECASEVARYLVTVEGMDIQDPLRLRLMSHLQCYVAQREFQTRQHYTVSGHSQFPAHTHSQTPALPPPPHSGPQHNAGGGGGATSEHHPASLPPAVTSVSENSRQMLPMITSTSHAESQLQTSCHGRLPMPAPPTGVVSSAPIGNSQSSQLSTQIAPSLPIHSQYSVPYNSLPVLSPNGYTGSPTSTSLNSHTALVSKPYRPWGTEMAY, translated from the exons ATGTTAAAACTTCGGGTATTTATGTTTTCAAGGCCTGTATCTATATATCATATTCTCTTGATTCGGCTTTTCGGTGAAGGAACAAGATTTGGATGGCAAAATAAGAGATTAGTTTGCTTTAATAAGCATCTGGTTAATCCAACCATCGAAGACATTCATGTTACG GGGTCTGCTAAGCTAGAGAAGGCTGAGATTCTTCAGATGACAGTGGACCATCTGAAATACCTCCATGCCAAAG GTATTGATGGATCTTTTCACCCTTATGGTGAAGCCCATGCGTACGCCATGGATTACCGTGTTCTAGGCTTCAGGGAGTGTGCTTCTGAAGTGGCAAGGTACCTCGTCACCGTAGAAGGAATGGACATTCAAGATCCCTTGAGACTTCGACTCATGTCTCATCTTCAGTGTTACGTGGCTCAGCGTGAGTTCCAGACACGACAACACTATACAGTCTCTGGACACTCTCAGTTTCCTGCGCACACTCATTCGCAGACTCCAGCGTTGCCGCCTCCACCTCACAGTGGTCCACAGCATAACGCTGGAGGTGGAGGTGGTGCTACGTCGGAGCATCATCCAGCCAGTCTTCCTCCAGCCGTTACGTCTGTCAGTGAGAACTCACGTCAGATGCTTCCCATGATCACAAGCACAAGTCATGCAGAAAGTCAACTGCAGACATCCTGTCATGGAAGACTACCCATGCCAGCTCCTCCAACCGGTGTTGTATCGTCAGCCCCCATTGGAAACAGTCAGAGTAGTCAGCTATCAACACAGATAGCGCCCTCTCTGCCTATCCACAGCCAGTATTCTGTGCCATACAACTCGTTGCCTGTCCTCTCACCCAATGGCTATACCGGAAGCCCTACCAGCACATCGCTCAACTCACATACTGCCCTGGTATCCAAGCCATATCGTCCATGGGGAACCGAAATGGCCTACTAA
- the LOC129255496 gene encoding hairy/enhancer-of-split related with YRPW motif protein 1-like isoform X1 yields MKLSVGPWNMKRTMSESESDELFDETMKGSPSQSCPVSARKKRRGIIEKRRRDRINNSLTELRRLVPAAFEKQGSAKLEKAEILQMTVDHLKYLHAKGIDGSFHPYGEAHAYAMDYRVLGFRECASEVARYLVTVEGMDIQDPLRLRLMSHLQCYVAQREFQTRQHYTVSGHSQFPAHTHSQTPALPPPPHSGPQHNAGGGGGATSEHHPASLPPAVTSVSENSRQMLPMITSTSHAESQLQTSCHGRLPMPAPPTGVVSSAPIGNSQSSQLSTQIAPSLPIHSQYSVPYNSLPVLSPNGYTGSPTSTSLNSHTALVSKPYRPWGTEMAY; encoded by the exons ATGAAGCTATCAGTTGGTCCCTGGAACATGAAAAGGACAATGAGTGAATCAGAAAGTGACGAATTATTTGACGAGACCATGAAGGG ATCACCCAGTCAATCATGCCCAGTGAGTGCAAGGAAGAAGCGCAGAGGG ATCATTGAGAAGAGAAGACGAGACAGAATCAACAATTCTTTAACCGAGCTCAGAAGGCTAGTACCAGCTGCTTTTGAAAAACAG GGGTCTGCTAAGCTAGAGAAGGCTGAGATTCTTCAGATGACAGTGGACCATCTGAAATACCTCCATGCCAAAG GTATTGATGGATCTTTTCACCCTTATGGTGAAGCCCATGCGTACGCCATGGATTACCGTGTTCTAGGCTTCAGGGAGTGTGCTTCTGAAGTGGCAAGGTACCTCGTCACCGTAGAAGGAATGGACATTCAAGATCCCTTGAGACTTCGACTCATGTCTCATCTTCAGTGTTACGTGGCTCAGCGTGAGTTCCAGACACGACAACACTATACAGTCTCTGGACACTCTCAGTTTCCTGCGCACACTCATTCGCAGACTCCAGCGTTGCCGCCTCCACCTCACAGTGGTCCACAGCATAACGCTGGAGGTGGAGGTGGTGCTACGTCGGAGCATCATCCAGCCAGTCTTCCTCCAGCCGTTACGTCTGTCAGTGAGAACTCACGTCAGATGCTTCCCATGATCACAAGCACAAGTCATGCAGAAAGTCAACTGCAGACATCCTGTCATGGAAGACTACCCATGCCAGCTCCTCCAACCGGTGTTGTATCGTCAGCCCCCATTGGAAACAGTCAGAGTAGTCAGCTATCAACACAGATAGCGCCCTCTCTGCCTATCCACAGCCAGTATTCTGTGCCATACAACTCGTTGCCTGTCCTCTCACCCAATGGCTATACCGGAAGCCCTACCAGCACATCGCTCAACTCACATACTGCCCTGGTATCCAAGCCATATCGTCCATGGGGAACCGAAATGGCCTACTAA